The following are encoded together in the Acidobacteriota bacterium genome:
- a CDS encoding DUF4258 domain-containing protein: MNSITRNVDHLRGFQNLTRHARKRISARRLSYAAVQRVLEYGRVFHARGATIYAIGRKEVARFRLAGIDLTTEEGVQVVCRNDAVMTAYRNHDFRGLRPRRRRRRRRRAGA; this comes from the coding sequence ATGAACAGCATTACCCGCAACGTCGACCATCTACGCGGGTTCCAGAACCTGACCCGACATGCAAGGAAACGGATTTCCGCCCGCCGCCTGTCGTACGCCGCCGTGCAGCGGGTGCTCGAGTACGGCCGGGTGTTCCATGCCCGGGGCGCCACCATCTACGCCATCGGCAGGAAGGAAGTTGCCCGCTTCCGTCTGGCGGGTATCGACCTGACCACAGAGGAAGGCGTTCAGGTCGTCTGCCGTAACGACGCGGTGATGACCGCCTACCGCAACCACGACTTTCGCGGATTACGGCCCCGCCGGCGTCGCCGCCGACGACGACGCGCCGGTGCCTGA
- a CDS encoding beta-lactamase family protein, with protein MKPPSALRNGAVAAALALFLHAAVPLHAQQPLADDDGVADALHLLNVWMDAAQAYRGIPGASLSVVHDQEVVWAKGYGYAHVEREEAATAETMYSICSISKLFTSVGVLQLRDQGKVDLDDPVGKHLEWFEMRDQDPEEGAITVEGLLTHTSGLPREVGVPYWTGPDYPFPTHEEIVATVSTQSMLYPPRTYYQYSNLALTLAGEIVAAASGRAYDDYIRANILDPLGMTSTFTDLEDRFRGNRLASGYTLRGRDGKRQLVPDYWVRGISPAAGFISTVEDLARFASWQFRVLDGDDELLDRNTLREMHRVHWLEPDGETTYGLGFSVWKSDGDTFVGHGGSCPGYRSHLLLRPQDEIATVFMTNGQGVNARRFAQTAYDIVAPALRKAAGKTGGAGAAGESAASSGGRETAAREALTPFTGTYQRPLGGEAAVLIREGELQVLPLPTDDPLEALTRLRHIEDGTFRRVRDDGELGEEFVFEEMPDGRMLMWRNDNYSIREPGI; from the coding sequence ATGAAGCCACCGTCAGCGTTGCGTAACGGGGCCGTCGCCGCGGCGCTTGCACTCTTCCTGCACGCCGCAGTTCCGCTTCACGCGCAACAGCCGCTCGCGGACGATGACGGCGTCGCCGACGCCCTCCATCTGTTGAATGTCTGGATGGATGCGGCGCAGGCTTACCGGGGCATACCCGGCGCGTCGCTCTCGGTGGTGCACGACCAGGAGGTCGTCTGGGCGAAGGGCTACGGGTATGCCCACGTGGAGCGGGAGGAGGCCGCGACGGCGGAGACGATGTACTCCATCTGCTCCATCTCGAAGCTCTTCACGTCGGTCGGCGTGCTGCAGTTGCGCGACCAGGGCAAGGTCGACCTCGACGATCCGGTGGGGAAGCACCTGGAGTGGTTCGAGATGCGGGACCAGGATCCGGAGGAGGGCGCGATCACGGTCGAAGGGCTGCTGACGCACACGTCGGGTCTTCCGCGCGAAGTGGGCGTTCCGTACTGGACCGGTCCGGACTATCCCTTCCCGACCCACGAGGAGATCGTCGCGACGGTGTCCACCCAGTCGATGCTGTATCCCCCGCGGACCTACTACCAGTACTCGAATCTGGCGCTGACGCTGGCTGGCGAGATCGTGGCGGCCGCGTCCGGGCGCGCCTACGACGACTACATCCGCGCGAACATCCTCGACCCGCTCGGGATGACCAGCACCTTCACGGACCTGGAGGACCGGTTCCGGGGAAACCGGCTGGCGAGCGGCTACACCCTGCGCGGGCGGGATGGCAAGCGCCAACTGGTTCCGGACTACTGGGTGCGCGGCATCAGCCCCGCCGCCGGGTTCATCTCGACGGTTGAGGACCTGGCGCGCTTCGCCTCGTGGCAGTTCCGCGTGCTCGATGGAGACGATGAGCTGCTCGACCGTAACACGCTGCGCGAGATGCACCGCGTGCACTGGCTCGAACCGGATGGCGAAACCACTTATGGCCTGGGGTTCTCCGTGTGGAAGTCGGACGGAGACACATTCGTCGGACACGGGGGTTCCTGCCCCGGATACCGCAGCCATCTGCTGCTGCGTCCGCAGGACGAGATTGCCACGGTGTTCATGACCAACGGTCAGGGCGTGAATGCCCGCCGGTTCGCGCAGACCGCCTACGACATCGTAGCGCCCGCCCTCCGCAAGGCGGCCGGGAAGACCGGCGGCGCTGGTGCTGCCGGTGAGTCCGCTGCGAGTTCGGGGGGCCGGGAAACGGCGGCTCGGGAGGCGCTCACGCCCTTCACCGGTACCTACCAGCGGCCTCTCGGCGGAGAGGCCGCGGTGCTCATCCGGGAAGGCGAACTGCAGGTACTGCCGCTTCCCACCGACGATCCGCTGGAAGCGCTCACCCGCCTCCGCCACATCGAAGACGGCACCTTCCGGCGGGTGCGCGACGACGGCGAACTCGGGGAGGAGTTCGTTTTCGAGGAGATGCCCGACGGACGCATGCTGATGTGGCGCAACGACAACTACAGCATTCGCGAACCGGGCATCTGA
- a CDS encoding TonB-dependent receptor gives MLRGASFGTAALGVAILLSAAQPTAAQQNDQPESDETPQFTEEVTVRVTARKREENLQSVPFSVVAQTQQVLRNRGANSIEDVSANVAGFSVQNLGPGQSQIAMRGVSAGQIVRDQPGVKEQVGVYLDESVVSLSLFTPDLDLFDMSRIEVLRGPQGTLFGSGSLSGTVRYITNQPELGVLEGTGELGFDSLHDGGFGNDAKFAVNIPMGEAAAARVTAYNTVLGGFMDAVQPGGSTNEDVNSGRRTGARLAFLLQPNERLSVTPRILYQDVSTDGWNRIDDYNILANPYTTTRPPVRLGERELFTQFEEPFSDRFLLGDLRVDYNFGGVLLTSITSITKRDVEVVRDSTALAASVIGGTIGLGEDAYTLDAPLIDTTTAIAVTEELRLSGSRDRVDWVGGFFYSDADRRYGQSLPITGFEAATGIPTQQVHAARDELFFSDLDYDFAQVALFGEVSVAITERFNLTGGLRWYDFDEHRVQTFDGIFADAGTNRGSISARGAAPRFIASYDVTDATQMNAQVSKGFRLGGINDPLNVPICTPRDLETFGNRDTWEDEELWNYEVGAKSTFLGGQGTLNVSGFYMDIRNLQATVTAGSCSSRIIFNVPESRSAGMELEIAAQPTPLFDFAIAASVADGRLQSTLESYDADDNSTGIIAGIEEGKRLPTTPLFQTTAAATWRWIMGSRVGYLSGTFQHVGSRFTQIGDQAAGFGAVNLLALPNTVGGPLTEDTFRFEPELPAYNLLNLRIGVLTGAWDVAFFINNLTDERALLALDQERGTLARVGYLTNPPRRFGLSTRFDF, from the coding sequence ATGCTTCGCGGCGCTTCGTTCGGCACGGCGGCGCTAGGCGTCGCCATCCTGCTCTCCGCCGCGCAGCCCACGGCAGCGCAGCAGAACGATCAACCGGAGTCCGACGAGACACCGCAGTTCACCGAGGAGGTGACGGTCCGCGTGACCGCCCGCAAGCGCGAGGAGAACCTCCAGTCGGTACCCTTCTCGGTGGTGGCGCAGACGCAGCAAGTGCTGCGCAACCGGGGCGCCAACAGCATCGAGGATGTCTCGGCGAACGTCGCCGGCTTCTCGGTCCAGAACCTCGGCCCCGGCCAGAGCCAGATCGCCATGCGCGGCGTCTCCGCCGGCCAGATCGTGCGCGACCAGCCGGGCGTCAAGGAGCAGGTCGGCGTCTATCTCGACGAGTCCGTCGTCTCGCTCTCGCTGTTCACCCCGGACCTCGACTTGTTCGACATGTCGCGCATCGAGGTCCTGCGCGGCCCGCAGGGCACGCTGTTCGGGTCGGGCTCGCTCTCCGGCACGGTGCGCTACATCACGAACCAGCCCGAACTCGGCGTTCTTGAAGGCACCGGCGAGCTCGGCTTCGACTCGCTGCACGACGGCGGCTTCGGCAACGATGCCAAGTTCGCGGTCAACATCCCGATGGGGGAGGCCGCGGCGGCCCGGGTCACCGCCTACAACACCGTTCTCGGCGGCTTCATGGACGCGGTGCAACCCGGCGGCTCCACCAACGAGGACGTCAACAGCGGCCGGCGTACCGGCGCACGCCTGGCGTTTCTCCTCCAGCCGAACGAGCGGTTGTCGGTCACGCCGCGCATCCTCTATCAGGACGTGTCGACGGATGGCTGGAACCGGATCGACGACTACAACATCCTCGCCAATCCCTACACGACGACGCGGCCGCCGGTCCGGCTGGGCGAGCGCGAACTGTTCACCCAGTTCGAAGAGCCGTTCAGCGACCGATTCCTGCTGGGAGACCTGAGGGTCGACTACAACTTCGGCGGCGTGCTGCTGACCTCGATCACTTCAATCACCAAGCGTGACGTCGAGGTGGTCCGCGACTCCACCGCGCTGGCGGCCAGCGTGATCGGCGGCACGATCGGACTCGGCGAGGACGCCTATACGCTCGACGCGCCCCTCATCGACACGACGACCGCGATCGCCGTGACGGAGGAGTTGCGGCTCTCGGGCTCTCGGGACCGCGTCGACTGGGTCGGCGGCTTCTTCTACAGCGACGCCGACCGCCGCTACGGCCAGAGCCTGCCGATCACGGGCTTCGAGGCCGCCACCGGCATTCCCACCCAGCAGGTGCACGCCGCGCGCGACGAGCTGTTCTTCTCCGACCTCGACTACGACTTCGCTCAGGTAGCCCTGTTCGGCGAGGTCTCGGTGGCGATCACCGAGCGGTTCAACCTCACCGGAGGCCTGCGCTGGTACGACTTCGACGAACACCGCGTCCAGACCTTCGACGGGATCTTCGCCGACGCCGGGACCAATCGGGGCAGCATCAGCGCCCGGGGCGCAGCGCCGCGCTTCATCGCCAGCTACGACGTAACCGATGCCACCCAGATGAACGCCCAGGTCTCCAAGGGATTCCGCCTCGGCGGCATCAACGATCCGCTCAACGTCCCGATCTGCACGCCCCGGGACCTCGAGACGTTCGGCAACCGAGACACCTGGGAGGACGAGGAACTCTGGAACTACGAGGTGGGAGCCAAGTCCACCTTCCTCGGCGGGCAGGGCACGCTGAACGTCTCCGGCTTCTACATGGACATCCGCAACCTGCAGGCGACGGTGACCGCCGGCTCCTGCTCGTCGCGGATCATCTTCAACGTGCCGGAATCACGCAGTGCCGGCATGGAGCTGGAGATAGCGGCCCAGCCGACTCCCCTCTTCGACTTCGCCATAGCCGCCAGCGTGGCCGACGGCAGACTCCAGTCGACCCTCGAATCCTACGACGCCGACGACAATTCCACCGGCATCATCGCGGGCATCGAGGAGGGCAAGCGCCTGCCCACGACTCCCCTGTTCCAGACGACGGCCGCCGCCACCTGGCGCTGGATCATGGGGAGCCGGGTAGGCTACCTCAGCGGCACCTTCCAGCACGTCGGATCGCGCTTCACCCAGATCGGCGACCAGGCGGCGGGCTTCGGCGCCGTCAACCTGCTCGCCCTCCCGAACACCGTCGGCGGCCCACTGACGGAGGACACGTTCCGGTTCGAGCCCGAGCTGCCGGCCTACAACCTCCTCAACCTGCGGATTGGCGTCCTCACCGGCGCCTGGGACGTCGCCTTCTTCATCAACAACCTCACCGACGAGCGGGCGTTGCTCGCCCTCGACCAGGAGCGGGGCACCCTGGCCCGGGTGGGCTATCTCACCAACCCGCCTCGGCGCTTCGGGCTCTCCACGCGGTTCGACTTCTGA
- a CDS encoding AAA domain-containing protein gives MREIYDWARWFRELTERIAEGGETSLFEKAKQVDWNGEPELLKHGDRGIDPFSFIYTLAQKNTRYQRPRVYPSVTACFELTAPLPDLENDDLYLFPVPPAVAIAVFHDSRNFSPELLWRLFGQAITDEPRIDPTTFREVLKIKFVAQVKLTHALYLINPNYFVPVDALQLVPANKDTNLKGCDYDGFMAALNNAKRTFPGCRGCELNTFLYSHYMSTSPLLKPESRFFQISTNAYGSDRWEDFDRSNAVYTDSSRQAGDTGLWETAAAGSDGRGAPYPLTEPSRGDVILVRTGVRKGRAIGIVHRNDYAETDGLNEKSRLHVYWINKSEADFVPGTQTDRVAFSEVNPHLATYRAFRQATAYRPTFTLTDEAIRDRNGPVDPSTTHPLNQILYGPPGTGKTWHTVTRAVAIVEDLAVGAVTHEDRDSVKRRFDEHREAGRIEMVTFTQNTTYEDFVEGIRPVLVGSTSRGAAEPADNEDVGGDVRYELSRGVFRHIVDRAKQAPDQRYVLVIDEINRGNIARIFGELITLIEDSKRIGEDDEARVTLPGSKAEFGVPANLHVVGTMNTADRSIALLDTALRRRFVFVEMMPDPFHPGVSANADGVDCRKLLAAMNRRIAVLLDREHQIGHTYFLGVDKLPALASMFRTRIIPLLQEYFYDDWAKIRAVLNDNEFVQVSEPPEELVRRDLVDADRAVYSLLPDDDGRWISPTAYRAVYETKASAEDGIAAPSA, from the coding sequence GTGAGGGAAATCTACGATTGGGCGCGCTGGTTCCGAGAGCTCACCGAGCGGATCGCGGAGGGTGGTGAGACTTCGCTGTTCGAGAAGGCCAAGCAGGTGGACTGGAACGGGGAGCCGGAACTGCTCAAGCACGGAGATCGGGGCATCGATCCGTTCTCGTTCATCTACACCTTGGCTCAGAAGAACACGCGGTACCAGCGGCCGCGCGTCTATCCCAGCGTCACGGCGTGCTTTGAGTTGACAGCTCCCCTTCCCGACTTGGAGAACGACGACCTCTACCTTTTCCCCGTGCCGCCTGCAGTTGCAATTGCTGTGTTCCATGACAGTAGGAACTTCAGCCCGGAGCTGCTCTGGCGTCTGTTTGGACAGGCGATCACGGACGAGCCGCGAATCGACCCAACTACCTTTCGAGAGGTCCTGAAGATCAAGTTCGTCGCACAAGTAAAGTTGACCCACGCGCTGTACCTGATCAACCCGAACTACTTCGTGCCGGTAGATGCGTTGCAGCTCGTCCCCGCAAACAAGGACACGAACCTGAAGGGCTGTGACTACGACGGATTCATGGCAGCCTTGAACAATGCCAAGCGGACGTTCCCCGGATGCCGTGGGTGCGAGCTCAACACGTTCCTGTACAGCCACTACATGTCCACCTCACCGCTGCTGAAACCCGAATCCAGGTTCTTCCAGATCAGCACGAACGCCTATGGCAGCGATCGTTGGGAGGACTTCGACCGGAGCAACGCGGTGTACACCGACTCGTCGAGGCAGGCAGGGGACACGGGCCTTTGGGAGACGGCGGCCGCTGGCAGCGATGGTCGGGGCGCGCCGTATCCGCTGACGGAACCCTCTCGGGGAGACGTCATCCTGGTACGTACTGGCGTCCGGAAAGGGCGTGCAATCGGTATCGTCCATCGAAATGACTATGCCGAAACCGATGGACTGAACGAGAAGAGCAGACTTCACGTGTACTGGATCAACAAGTCTGAAGCTGATTTCGTCCCAGGCACCCAGACCGATAGGGTGGCTTTCTCGGAGGTCAATCCTCACCTAGCTACCTACCGGGCATTTCGTCAAGCTACCGCGTACCGGCCGACCTTCACGCTGACCGACGAGGCAATACGCGATCGTAATGGGCCGGTCGACCCAAGTACTACGCATCCTCTGAACCAGATCCTCTACGGTCCGCCCGGTACCGGAAAGACGTGGCACACGGTTACGCGCGCGGTGGCGATCGTCGAGGACCTAGCAGTTGGTGCGGTGACGCACGAGGATCGCGACAGCGTTAAGCGCCGGTTCGATGAGCATAGAGAAGCCGGACGGATCGAGATGGTGACGTTCACGCAGAACACCACCTACGAGGACTTCGTTGAAGGCATTCGGCCCGTTCTGGTTGGCAGCACGAGCCGCGGCGCGGCTGAACCGGCCGATAACGAAGATGTCGGTGGGGATGTCCGCTACGAGTTGTCGCGCGGCGTGTTCCGGCACATCGTGGATCGCGCCAAGCAGGCCCCGGACCAGCGCTACGTGCTCGTGATCGACGAGATCAACCGCGGCAACATCGCCCGGATCTTCGGCGAACTGATCACCCTGATCGAAGACTCGAAGCGGATTGGCGAGGACGACGAAGCGCGGGTGACGCTGCCCGGCTCGAAGGCGGAATTCGGCGTGCCGGCGAACCTGCACGTGGTCGGGACGATGAACACCGCAGACCGATCCATCGCTCTCTTGGACACTGCGCTCCGCCGGCGGTTCGTGTTCGTGGAGATGATGCCGGACCCATTCCATCCTGGCGTCAGCGCGAACGCGGACGGTGTCGATTGTCGCAAGCTTCTGGCCGCCATGAACCGGCGCATCGCGGTCCTGCTGGACCGGGAGCACCAGATCGGGCACACGTACTTTCTGGGTGTCGACAAACTGCCGGCCCTCGCCAGCATGTTCCGGACCCGCATCATTCCGCTGCTGCAGGAGTACTTCTACGACGACTGGGCAAAGATCCGCGCGGTTCTCAATGACAACGAGTTCGTCCAAGTATCGGAGCCGCCGGAAGAGCTGGTCAGACGGGATCTGGTGGATGCCGATCGCGCCGTGTACAGCCTACTGCCAGACGATGACGGCCGCTGGATCTCCCCGACAGCGTACCGGGCAGTTTACGAGACGAAGGCGTCAGCGGAAGACGGAATAGCGGCACCGAGCGCCTGA
- a CDS encoding ATP-binding protein: MWIDRQIEPLLLQRAATRPVVVLTGARQTGKTSLMRRLFPDHTFVTLDLPSEAEQAERDPDTFLARHPPPVILDEVQYAPGLFRHVKAAVDRERGRYGAFLLTGSQPLGLMKSVSDSLAGRAAVIELEPLSFAEARGAHPDLTAEDFLVRGGFPELYENRDIEAEGFFRSYVATYLERDLRQLLQVASLRDFERFVRAAALRSAQLLNQADLARDTGISGSTAGGWLSALSASHQVMLLEPWFANRTKGLVKRPKLYLRDAGLAAFLCGVHTIEGLRSSPLAGALWETFVCAEIRRAQSNRRGGWDFHFWADRTREADFLLHRAGTFHLGEAKWTEHPDARDAGALLRIARELPPGSVRSLSIFCRAPNAYPLDDDVRAIPLGQPEALADWT; the protein is encoded by the coding sequence ATGTGGATTGATCGCCAGATCGAGCCGCTTCTGCTGCAACGGGCCGCAACCCGCCCGGTCGTCGTGCTGACGGGCGCCCGCCAGACCGGGAAGACCAGCCTGATGCGCCGGCTGTTCCCGGACCACACCTTCGTGACGCTGGATCTGCCGAGCGAAGCGGAGCAGGCGGAACGCGATCCGGACACGTTCCTGGCGCGACACCCACCGCCGGTGATCCTGGACGAGGTGCAGTACGCACCCGGCCTCTTTCGCCACGTCAAGGCGGCCGTCGATCGGGAGCGCGGGCGGTACGGCGCCTTCCTCCTGACCGGATCGCAGCCGCTCGGGTTGATGAAGTCGGTCTCGGATTCGCTGGCGGGTCGTGCCGCCGTCATCGAGCTGGAACCGCTCTCGTTCGCCGAGGCAAGAGGGGCGCATCCCGACCTGACCGCCGAGGACTTCCTCGTGCGCGGCGGCTTCCCCGAGCTCTACGAGAACCGCGATATCGAGGCTGAGGGCTTCTTCCGTTCGTACGTAGCGACCTACCTGGAGCGGGACCTGCGGCAGTTGCTGCAGGTTGCGAGCCTTCGCGACTTCGAGCGCTTCGTACGCGCGGCCGCCTTGCGCTCGGCGCAGTTGCTCAACCAGGCTGATCTCGCAAGGGATACCGGCATCAGCGGCTCCACCGCCGGTGGATGGCTGTCCGCGCTCTCCGCATCGCATCAGGTCATGCTTCTCGAGCCGTGGTTCGCGAACCGGACGAAGGGGCTGGTCAAGCGGCCGAAGCTGTACCTGCGCGACGCGGGGCTCGCGGCGTTCCTCTGCGGTGTGCACACAATCGAGGGGCTGCGGTCCTCGCCGCTCGCCGGCGCTCTGTGGGAAACGTTCGTCTGCGCCGAAATCCGCCGCGCGCAGTCCAACCGCCGTGGTGGCTGGGACTTCCATTTCTGGGCCGACCGGACGCGCGAAGCGGACTTCCTGCTGCATCGCGCAGGGACGTTCCACCTAGGTGAGGCCAAGTGGACCGAGCATCCGGATGCCCGGGACGCCGGCGCACTCCTCCGGATCGCCCGCGAGTTGCCGCCCGGCTCGGTTCGCTCGCTATCGATCTTCTGCCGGGCCCCGAACGCCTATCCCCTTGACGACGACGTGCGCGCCATCCCGCTCGGGCAGCCGGAGGCCCTTGCCGACTGGACGTAG
- a CDS encoding DUF1295 domain-containing protein encodes MAVLTFVSLLRLNAPYGRHYSGRGWGPEMSNRAGWVVMELPATALFAAIYFVGGAASQPVPLVLLGIWQCHYLHRTFVYSLRTRTAGKRMPIAVVGTGFAFNAVNAYVNARFISEFAEYGAAWLGDPRFLAGLALFAAGLTLNVHSDNILLGLRKPGRTGYFIPRGGAFRYVSCPNYLGELLEWFGWALATWSLGGLAFFTYTAANLVPRALSHHRWYRERFADYPAGRKAVIPGVL; translated from the coding sequence ATGGCGGTCCTGACCTTCGTGAGCCTGCTACGTCTTAACGCGCCGTACGGACGGCACTATTCGGGGCGCGGCTGGGGCCCGGAAATGTCGAACCGGGCCGGGTGGGTCGTCATGGAACTTCCCGCGACCGCCCTCTTCGCGGCCATCTACTTCGTGGGAGGGGCGGCCAGTCAGCCGGTTCCCCTGGTCCTTCTCGGCATCTGGCAATGCCACTACCTGCACCGGACCTTCGTCTACTCCCTTCGGACGCGAACTGCGGGCAAAAGGATGCCCATTGCGGTCGTGGGCACCGGGTTCGCCTTCAACGCGGTCAACGCGTACGTCAACGCGCGTTTCATCTCGGAGTTCGCGGAATACGGCGCCGCGTGGCTGGGAGATCCGCGTTTCCTGGCTGGGCTGGCCCTCTTCGCGGCCGGCCTGACCCTGAATGTCCACTCGGACAACATCCTGCTCGGCCTGCGCAAGCCCGGCCGAACTGGATACTTCATCCCGCGCGGCGGGGCATTCCGCTACGTCTCCTGCCCCAACTACCTAGGGGAGTTGCTGGAATGGTTCGGGTGGGCGCTGGCCACGTGGTCGCTGGGCGGGCTCGCGTTCTTCACGTACACGGCGGCCAACCTCGTCCCCAGGGCGCTCAGCCACCACCGGTGGTATCGGGAACGGTTCGCAGACTATCCAGCGGGACGCAAGGCCGTGATCCCTGGAGTGCTCTGA
- a CDS encoding DUF2075 domain-containing protein: protein MESRRADAVLLLHGSIVVIELKGKQVPSDADIDQAHAYARDLRCYHRECHDRPVHAVLVPTRMRGHHGLDRNVHVCGPDALDTLVGNIDTPRIGPSISARHFLAADAYRPLPSLIRAARELFLHKRPPQLWQAAANTDAAVDHIARIVADASLTRTRRLVLLAGVPGAGKTLVGMRIVHDPGLDLLKRGDRGAPAVFLSGNGPLVEVLQYVLGQAGGAGRAFVRPIREYVRRYERRPGLMPSEHVVVFDEAQRAFDRAKVADTHNQSLAHARSEPEHFIEFAERIPEWSVIVGLVGSGQEIHVGEEGGLSLWADAIRRSSNPDHWTVHVPPNSADSFRGLTVHASTELTLDETLRSHRAVRLHAFIATLLHKKPPRAQALRALAEELRDNGHDLRITRNRAVAERYLRERYGNHPDARFGLMASSRDRDLVRFGVPNDYQSTKRVRHGPWYNDGESDAGGRSCRYLRDCVTEFGAQGLELDAVLLAWGTDFVLSGGRWVTDRARRYRSAGHATVHDPWQLRANAYRVLLTRGRDAHVVFVPPLAELDETWTYLCACGFRPLSGS, encoded by the coding sequence ATGGAATCGCGGCGAGCGGACGCGGTCCTGCTCCTCCACGGAAGCATCGTCGTGATCGAGCTCAAGGGAAAACAAGTCCCATCCGACGCCGACATCGATCAGGCGCATGCCTACGCTCGTGACCTGCGCTGTTACCACCGCGAGTGTCACGACCGACCTGTGCACGCTGTCCTTGTGCCTACGCGCATGCGTGGTCATCACGGACTGGATCGGAATGTGCATGTATGTGGGCCGGACGCTCTCGACACTCTTGTGGGCAACATCGACACGCCGCGGATTGGACCGTCCATTAGTGCACGTCACTTTCTGGCGGCCGATGCGTACAGGCCACTACCCTCCCTGATCCGGGCGGCTCGGGAGCTGTTCCTTCACAAGCGACCGCCACAGCTTTGGCAAGCCGCAGCCAATACCGACGCCGCAGTAGATCACATTGCGCGGATCGTGGCCGATGCGAGTCTCACGAGGACAAGACGGCTCGTGTTGCTAGCGGGCGTTCCCGGTGCCGGGAAGACACTGGTAGGCATGCGTATCGTGCACGATCCGGGGTTGGATCTCTTGAAGCGGGGTGATCGAGGCGCGCCGGCGGTGTTTCTATCAGGCAATGGGCCGCTCGTCGAGGTGCTGCAGTACGTGCTGGGTCAGGCTGGCGGGGCCGGGCGTGCATTCGTGCGGCCCATCCGGGAGTACGTACGCCGCTATGAGCGGCGCCCCGGTCTGATGCCGTCCGAACATGTAGTTGTCTTCGACGAGGCCCAGCGCGCGTTCGACCGGGCGAAGGTCGCTGATACGCACAACCAATCCCTCGCCCACGCCCGTTCGGAACCGGAGCACTTTATTGAGTTCGCGGAGCGAATACCCGAGTGGTCAGTGATTGTGGGCCTTGTGGGTAGCGGGCAGGAGATTCATGTCGGGGAGGAAGGCGGCCTTAGCCTCTGGGCCGACGCGATCCGCCGTAGCAGCAATCCGGACCACTGGACCGTGCACGTACCGCCCAATAGCGCTGACAGTTTTCGCGGACTAACTGTTCACGCGTCGACGGAGTTGACGCTGGACGAAACGCTCCGGTCGCATCGGGCGGTACGCCTGCACGCGTTCATTGCGACGCTTCTGCACAAGAAACCGCCCAGGGCGCAAGCCCTACGAGCACTCGCGGAGGAGCTGCGGGATAACGGTCATGACCTGCGTATCACACGAAACCGCGCGGTAGCCGAACGGTATCTCAGGGAGCGTTACGGGAACCACCCGGATGCGCGCTTTGGTCTCATGGCGTCGAGCCGAGATCGTGACCTCGTTCGGTTCGGGGTGCCAAACGACTACCAGTCGACTAAGCGGGTGCGCCACGGACCCTGGTACAACGATGGTGAATCAGATGCAGGCGGACGGTCGTGTCGTTACCTCCGAGATTGTGTGACTGAATTCGGCGCCCAAGGGCTAGAACTCGACGCAGTCTTGCTCGCATGGGGCACGGACTTCGTCCTGTCTGGAGGCCGGTGGGTGACTGATCGCGCGCGACGGTACCGATCAGCCGGTCACGCTACAGTGCATGATCCGTGGCAACTGCGAGCGAACGCCTATCGCGTGCTGCTCACCAGAGGTCGTGACGCGCACGTCGTCTTTGTACCGCCCTTGGCGGAGTTGGACGAGACATGGACTTACCTGTGTGCTTGTGGTTTTCGACCGCTTAGTGGTTCCTAG
- a CDS encoding NUDIX hydrolase, with protein MAPGAPSGYDPRAYPPFAVTVDIAVFTIRDDALHVLLIERGQEPFKGALALPGGFVKPDEDLDEAAARELAEETGLRDGSWHLEQLGSYGAPDRDPRMRVVTVAYWAICAGLPGLRAGTDAALALLVPVEEIEVGNARLAFDHERIVRDAVERTRSKLEYTALAAKFCPPEFTIAQLRRVYEAVWNTHLDPGNFQRNVQESGAFEKRGGAVSSFRSRRGRRAALWSVRESAFSMAPPSAPLDRALARRRRPTWPQSPVMSGPPPDPSEVDAAPSADESDPPQAADEAGSPPPGEAGSPPKKDDKT; from the coding sequence GTGGCCCCCGGCGCGCCCTCCGGCTACGATCCCCGCGCCTACCCCCCGTTTGCCGTCACCGTGGACATTGCCGTCTTCACCATCCGGGACGACGCGCTGCACGTGTTGCTGATCGAGCGCGGTCAGGAGCCGTTCAAGGGAGCCCTCGCGCTACCGGGGGGTTTTGTCAAACCGGACGAGGACCTGGATGAGGCCGCGGCCCGGGAGCTGGCCGAGGAAACCGGCCTGCGCGACGGTTCCTGGCACCTGGAACAACTCGGGAGCTACGGCGCTCCGGACCGGGACCCGCGCATGCGGGTGGTCACCGTCGCCTACTGGGCGATCTGCGCCGGGCTGCCGGGGTTGCGCGCCGGTACCGATGCCGCTCTCGCGCTGCTGGTGCCGGTAGAGGAGATCGAGGTGGGCAACGCGCGCCTCGCGTTCGATCACGAACGCATCGTCAGGGACGCCGTCGAGCGGACGCGGTCCAAGCTGGAGTACACGGCCCTGGCCGCGAAGTTCTGTCCGCCGGAGTTCACGATCGCCCAGCTTCGCCGCGTCTACGAAGCGGTCTGGAACACGCATCTCGACCCCGGCAACTTCCAGCGCAACGTTCAGGAGAGCGGGGCCTTCGAGAAGCGCGGCGGGGCGGTGTCCTCCTTCCGCTCCCGCCGCGGGCGGCGCGCGGCGCTCTGGTCGGTTCGTGAATCGGCCTTCAGCATGGCCCCGCCTTCCGCTCCCCTGGACCGGGCGCTCGCCCGGCGACGGCGACCGACGTGGCCCCAGTCACCCGTCATGTCGGGCCCTCCACCTGACCCGAGCGAGGTCGACGCGGCGCCGTCGGCCGACGAATCCGACCCGCCGCAGGCTGCGGACGAGGCCGGCTCACCACCGCCGGGTGAGGCCGGTTCACCGCCGAAGAAGGACGACAAGACCTAG